The following are encoded together in the Bradyrhizobium genosp. L genome:
- a CDS encoding efflux transporter outer membrane subunit: MRGLATAAGALMLASCAVGPNFSSPPAPDVAGYTPEKLQSPGTDASGPRVTTQRFVSGADMPTLWWAAFRSAPLNALIRLSVEHNPSLQSAEAAIKVANFNALAQRGLFFPQVGANYTASQQLISNASSGPGNTAQDSYALHTAQLNISFVPDVWGENMRNVENLDAVTEQAQFQLEAAYLTLTANVVTAAIQEGSLRGQIAATERIIKIERDILGILKNQFNAGQAAQVDVLAQEAALAQSEQTLPPLQKQLAIQRDLLTALAGQFSADEILQKFDLERLTLPANLPVTLPSTMVAQRPDVRAAEASLHSASALVGVAIAARLPNFVISANPGSTAFNIGQLFTPGTLFYTVAGSATQTLFDGYTLYHKQKAAEAALDQANAQYRQAVVTALQNVADAIRSLQADARAVQAAIRAENAAKASLDIVQKQLVLGQVNQVNVLNAQQVYLNAAITRVQAVATRLSDTAALFMALGGGWPTDCPTSDWRSCVFETRVAAKS, from the coding sequence ATGCGCGGGCTGGCCACGGCGGCCGGCGCGCTGATGCTTGCAAGCTGCGCGGTCGGCCCCAATTTCTCGTCACCGCCGGCGCCCGACGTCGCCGGCTACACGCCCGAGAAGCTGCAATCGCCCGGCACCGACGCCTCCGGCCCGCGCGTGACGACGCAGCGCTTCGTCAGTGGCGCAGACATGCCGACGCTGTGGTGGGCAGCGTTCCGCTCCGCGCCGCTCAACGCGCTGATCCGCCTGTCGGTCGAGCACAATCCATCGCTGCAATCGGCGGAGGCGGCGATCAAGGTCGCGAACTTCAACGCGCTGGCGCAGCGCGGCCTGTTCTTCCCGCAGGTCGGGGCGAACTATACCGCCTCGCAGCAGCTGATCTCCAATGCGTCCTCGGGCCCCGGCAATACCGCGCAGGACTCCTATGCGCTGCACACCGCCCAGCTCAATATCAGCTTCGTGCCCGACGTCTGGGGCGAGAACATGCGTAACGTCGAGAACCTCGACGCCGTCACCGAGCAGGCCCAGTTCCAGCTCGAGGCCGCCTATCTGACATTGACCGCCAATGTCGTGACGGCGGCGATCCAGGAGGGCTCGCTGCGCGGCCAGATCGCCGCCACCGAGCGCATCATCAAGATCGAACGCGACATCCTCGGCATCCTCAAGAACCAGTTCAATGCGGGTCAGGCGGCGCAGGTCGACGTGTTGGCGCAGGAGGCCGCGCTGGCGCAGTCCGAACAGACCTTGCCGCCCTTACAGAAGCAGCTCGCGATCCAGCGCGACCTCCTCACCGCGCTGGCCGGACAGTTCTCCGCCGACGAGATCTTGCAGAAGTTCGACCTCGAGCGCTTGACGCTGCCCGCCAATCTGCCGGTGACCCTGCCGAGCACGATGGTGGCGCAGCGCCCCGACGTGCGGGCCGCCGAAGCGAGCCTGCATTCGGCCAGCGCGCTGGTCGGCGTCGCGATCGCCGCCCGGCTTCCGAACTTCGTCATCTCGGCCAATCCCGGCAGCACCGCCTTCAACATCGGCCAACTGTTCACGCCCGGCACGCTGTTCTACACGGTCGCGGGCAGCGCGACGCAGACGCTGTTCGACGGCTACACGCTGTACCACAAGCAGAAGGCCGCGGAGGCCGCGCTCGACCAGGCCAACGCGCAGTACCGCCAGGCGGTCGTCACGGCGTTGCAGAACGTCGCCGACGCGATCCGCAGCCTGCAGGCCGATGCCCGCGCCGTGCAGGCCGCGATCAGGGCGGAGAACGCCGCGAAGGCCAGCCTCGACATCGTGCAGAAGCAGCTCGTGCTCGGGCAGGTCAATCAGGTCAACGTGCTGAACGCGCAGCAGGTCTACCTCAACGCCGCGATCACCCGCGTGCAGGCGGTGGCGACGCGGCTGTCCGACACCGCAGCGCTGTTCATGGCGCTCGGCGGCGGCTGGCCGACCGATTGCCCGACCAGCGATTGGCGCAGTTGCGTGTTCGAGACGCGGGTTGCAGCGAAGTCGTAA
- a CDS encoding TRAP transporter substrate-binding protein translates to MKRRDFLKVSAAGAAATAVASPAIAQSSPEIKWRLTSSFPKSLDTIYGGADQLAKYVAEMTDNKFQIQVFAAGEIVPGLQALDATSNGTVEMSHTVSYYYVGKDPTFAIYSSVPFGLNARMQNSWWYQGGGEALGNEFFKKFGVIGFPCGNTGTQMGGWFRKEIKTVADMSGLKMRIGGIAGQVLQKVGVVPQQLAGGDIYPALEKGTIDAAEWVGPYDDEKLGFQKVAKYYYYPGFWEGGPTVHAYANLEKWNALPKNYQAILTNACANANSWMAARYDMQNPSALKRLVAGGTQLRPFTNEVLEACLKATNELWGEISAKNADFKKSIDAMQAYRSDQYLWWQVAEYTFDSFMIRSRTRG, encoded by the coding sequence ATGAAGCGTCGTGATTTTTTGAAAGTTTCTGCGGCCGGTGCTGCCGCGACCGCCGTCGCCTCGCCGGCGATCGCGCAGTCTTCGCCTGAAATCAAGTGGCGCCTGACCTCGAGCTTCCCGAAGTCCCTTGACACCATCTATGGCGGCGCCGACCAGCTGGCGAAGTACGTCGCCGAAATGACCGACAACAAGTTCCAGATCCAGGTGTTCGCGGCCGGTGAAATCGTGCCCGGCCTGCAGGCGCTGGATGCGACCTCGAACGGCACCGTCGAGATGTCGCACACGGTCTCCTACTACTATGTCGGCAAGGACCCGACCTTTGCGATCTACTCGTCGGTCCCGTTCGGTCTCAACGCGCGGATGCAGAACTCCTGGTGGTACCAGGGCGGCGGTGAGGCACTCGGCAACGAGTTCTTCAAGAAGTTCGGCGTGATCGGCTTCCCCTGCGGCAACACCGGCACCCAGATGGGCGGCTGGTTCCGCAAGGAGATCAAGACCGTCGCCGACATGTCGGGCTTGAAGATGCGGATCGGCGGCATCGCCGGTCAGGTGCTGCAGAAGGTCGGCGTGGTGCCGCAGCAGCTCGCCGGCGGCGACATCTATCCGGCGCTGGAGAAGGGCACCATCGACGCTGCCGAGTGGGTCGGTCCTTATGACGACGAGAAGCTCGGCTTCCAGAAGGTCGCCAAGTACTACTACTATCCGGGCTTCTGGGAAGGCGGCCCGACCGTGCACGCCTACGCCAATCTGGAAAAGTGGAACGCGCTGCCGAAGAACTACCAGGCCATCCTGACCAACGCCTGCGCCAACGCCAACAGCTGGATGGCCGCGCGCTACGACATGCAGAACCCCTCGGCGCTGAAGCGGCTGGTCGCCGGCGGCACGCAGCTCCGTCCGTTCACCAACGAGGTGCTCGAGGCCTGCCTCAAGGCGACCAACGAGCTGTGGGGCGAAATCTCCGCCAAGAACGCCGACTTCAAGAAGTCGATCGATGCCATGCAGGCCTACCGCTCCGACCAGTATCTCTGGTGGCAGGTCGCCGAATACACTTTCGACAGCTTCATGATCCGCTCGCGCACCCGCGGCTGA
- a CDS encoding TRAP transporter substrate-binding protein, with amino-acid sequence MKRRDFIKVTGLGVAGAAAVAAPAIAQSMPEIKWRMTTSWPKSLDTLHGAAEQMAKVVGEATDNKFQIQTFAAGEIVPGLQVLDAVQNGTVEMGHTASYYYFGKDPTFTFGSSIPFGPNARLNQAWYMLGGGKELLNEFYKGYNVTSLLAGNTTCQMGGWFRKEINTVDDLKGLKFRIGGFAGRVMQKLGCVPQQLAGGDIYPALEKGTIDAAEWVGPYDDEKLGLQKVAPHYYYPGWWEGGPMLLAMINLDKWNALPKYYQNILEQAGHYANNWMMAKYDTVNPIALKKLLAGGAKLHGFSPPIMEASFKAARELHAEVAAGNANFKKLLDSLTSYSSTGYQWFQVAEVGYDNFMARHAQT; translated from the coding sequence ATGAAGCGAAGAGATTTCATCAAGGTCACAGGTTTAGGCGTCGCGGGCGCCGCAGCAGTTGCAGCCCCCGCGATCGCGCAGTCGATGCCCGAGATCAAATGGCGGATGACGACGAGCTGGCCGAAGTCGCTCGACACGCTGCACGGCGCCGCCGAGCAGATGGCCAAGGTGGTCGGCGAGGCGACCGACAACAAATTCCAGATCCAGACTTTTGCGGCCGGCGAAATCGTGCCCGGCCTCCAGGTGCTCGACGCCGTGCAGAACGGCACGGTCGAGATGGGTCACACCGCGTCCTACTATTATTTCGGCAAGGACCCGACCTTCACCTTCGGCTCGTCGATCCCGTTCGGTCCGAACGCGCGCCTCAACCAGGCCTGGTACATGCTGGGCGGCGGCAAGGAGCTGCTCAACGAGTTCTACAAAGGTTACAACGTCACCTCGCTGCTCGCCGGCAACACCACCTGTCAGATGGGCGGCTGGTTCCGCAAGGAGATCAACACCGTCGACGATCTCAAGGGCCTGAAATTCCGCATCGGCGGCTTTGCCGGGCGCGTGATGCAGAAGCTCGGCTGCGTGCCGCAGCAGCTCGCCGGCGGCGACATCTATCCGGCGCTCGAGAAGGGCACCATCGATGCCGCGGAATGGGTCGGCCCCTATGACGACGAGAAGCTCGGCCTGCAAAAGGTCGCGCCGCATTACTACTATCCCGGCTGGTGGGAAGGCGGCCCGATGCTGCTGGCGATGATCAATCTCGACAAGTGGAACGCGCTGCCGAAGTACTATCAGAACATCCTCGAGCAGGCCGGCCACTACGCCAACAACTGGATGATGGCGAAATACGACACCGTGAATCCGATCGCATTGAAGAAGCTGCTCGCCGGCGGCGCCAAGCTGCACGGCTTCTCGCCGCCGATCATGGAGGCGAGCTTCAAGGCGGCGCGCGAGCTGCATGCCGAAGTCGCGGCCGGCAACGCCAACTTCAAGAAGCTGCTGGACTCGCTGACATCCTATTCGAGCACCGGCTACCAATGGTTTCAGGTCGCCGAGGTCGGCTACGACAACTTCATGGCCCGCCACGCGCAGACCTGA